The proteins below come from a single Rhizobium etli CFN 42 genomic window:
- a CDS encoding Hsp20 family protein encodes MRNELDFAPLYRSSIGFDRVFNLLNNAQRLQAIDAWPPYDIVKTGEDDYRIQMAVAGFAEGDLDITQERNVLLVKGQRAEGKDGEYLHRGIAGRAFERRFELADHVRVENASLRHGILSIALKREVPEAMKPRKIVIGDGSFQQAPLQIESERQVA; translated from the coding sequence ATGAGAAACGAACTTGACTTCGCCCCCCTTTATCGATCCAGCATCGGCTTTGACCGTGTCTTCAATCTCCTGAACAATGCGCAGCGCCTGCAGGCGATCGATGCCTGGCCGCCCTATGACATTGTCAAGACGGGCGAAGACGACTATCGCATTCAGATGGCAGTGGCCGGCTTCGCCGAAGGCGACCTCGACATCACCCAGGAGCGGAACGTCCTTCTGGTGAAGGGGCAACGGGCCGAAGGGAAGGACGGCGAATATCTGCATCGCGGCATCGCCGGGCGCGCATTTGAACGCCGCTTCGAGCTCGCCGATCACGTCAGGGTCGAGAATGCCTCGCTGAGGCATGGTATTCTCTCGATTGCGCTGAAGCGTGAAGTGCCCGAAGCCATGAAACCGCGCAAGATCGTTATCGGTGACGGCTCCTTTCAGCAGGCGCCTCTTCAGATCGAATCCGAGCGTCAGGTGGCTTAA
- a CDS encoding AraC family transcriptional regulator, with product MSDPLAEMVTLLQPAARYSKLVSGAGTWRVERQETGQPFYCVVLEGYARLSAEDKQLTLREGDFILIPAAHAFTMSSLDDGLSPGIDPLTVTMLPVETRHGDPEGAPNARLLVGHFAFGSPDATLLVSLLPRIIHIRGDSRLSAIVQLVTDEARAERPGKNMILARLLEVLLVEALRSNAGEKAPLGILRGLGDPRLAVAIRRLHENPSKEWTVQQLAGEAALSRSAFFNRFRRAVGIAPMEYLISWRMALAKNLLSQEDIGIQEIAERVGYGSASAFSTAFTRFAGLPPSRYAEQSKTISNAAA from the coding sequence ATGAGCGACCCTCTGGCCGAAATGGTCACGCTGCTGCAGCCGGCGGCGCGCTATTCGAAGCTCGTCAGTGGCGCAGGGACGTGGCGCGTTGAGCGCCAGGAGACGGGCCAGCCTTTCTACTGCGTCGTCCTGGAGGGTTATGCGCGGCTGAGCGCGGAGGACAAGCAGCTCACGCTGCGCGAAGGCGACTTCATCCTGATCCCGGCCGCCCATGCCTTCACGATGTCGAGCCTCGACGACGGATTGTCCCCCGGCATCGATCCCCTCACCGTCACCATGCTGCCTGTAGAAACGCGTCACGGCGATCCCGAAGGGGCTCCGAATGCACGATTGCTGGTCGGCCACTTCGCTTTCGGCTCGCCCGATGCGACTTTGCTGGTTTCCCTGCTGCCGCGGATCATCCATATCCGCGGCGACAGCAGACTGTCGGCCATCGTTCAGCTCGTCACTGACGAAGCCCGCGCCGAGCGGCCGGGAAAGAACATGATCCTGGCGCGGCTGCTGGAAGTATTGCTTGTCGAGGCGCTGCGCTCGAATGCTGGGGAGAAGGCGCCGCTTGGAATTCTGCGTGGCCTAGGCGATCCACGCCTTGCTGTGGCTATCCGTCGGCTGCATGAAAATCCCTCCAAGGAATGGACGGTGCAGCAGCTTGCCGGCGAGGCTGCCCTGTCGCGGTCGGCGTTTTTCAATCGCTTTCGTCGCGCTGTGGGCATAGCGCCGATGGAATATCTGATATCGTGGCGCATGGCGCTCGCCAAAAACCTGCTGAGCCAGGAGGATATCGGCATTCAGGAGATCGCCGAACGCGTCGGCTATGGCTCCGCAAGCGCGTTCAGCACGGCATTTACGCGCTTTGCCGGATTGCCGCCCTCAAGATATGCCGAGCAGTCAAAAACCATTTCAAACGCCGCCGCATGA
- a CDS encoding OmpA family protein, whose translation MSAMIGYTKRLAGAAMLLALAACSTTEVASLEEPAAVPMTGQTNDPAPGFESVAPGSEEDFILSVGRRIYFKQDSAALDSVAMATLDNQAAWLNKNPTWLLKLQGFADDSGSAAQMQTLSQKRADAAMAYLTSKGVDPKRMWAKGYGNDREVRDCTERSCKVQNRRVVTNLRTQPDAV comes from the coding sequence ATGTCTGCGATGATCGGATACACCAAGCGCCTCGCTGGCGCAGCCATGCTCTTGGCGCTCGCCGCCTGCTCCACCACCGAGGTCGCCTCCCTGGAAGAACCGGCGGCGGTGCCGATGACCGGGCAGACCAACGACCCCGCCCCCGGCTTCGAGAGTGTAGCGCCGGGCAGCGAGGAGGATTTCATTCTTAGTGTCGGCCGACGGATCTACTTCAAACAGGACTCCGCCGCGCTCGATTCCGTCGCCATGGCCACTCTGGATAATCAAGCAGCCTGGCTCAACAAGAACCCGACCTGGCTGCTCAAGCTTCAGGGATTTGCCGACGATTCCGGCTCCGCCGCCCAAATGCAGACGCTCTCGCAGAAACGTGCCGATGCGGCGATGGCCTATCTGACCTCAAAGGGCGTGGACCCCAAGCGCATGTGGGCCAAGGGCTACGGCAACGACCGCGAAGTCCGCGACTGCACAGAGCGCTCCTGCAAGGTGCAGAACCGGCGCGTCGTTACCAATCTGCGCACCCAGCCGGATGCGGTCTGA
- a CDS encoding glycoside hydrolase family 3 C-terminal domain-containing protein, translating into MIDSILDRMTLEEQVSLLSGADFWTTVPVERLGVPKIKVTDGPNGARGAGSLVAGVKATCFPVAIALGASWNPDLVKQMGVALARQAKSKGAAVLLAPTVNIHRSGLNGRNFECYSEDPMLTSGLAVAYIEGVQGEGIAATIKHFAGNESEIERQTMSSDIDERTLREIYLPPFEQAVRRAGVMAVMSSYNRLNGTYTSEHHWLLTKVLREEWGFDGIVMSDWFGSHSTAETINAGLDLEMPGPARDRGDKLVAAVREGKVDAATVRASARRMLLLLERVGAFKSKPDLTERAIDLPEDRALIRRLGAEGAVLLKNDGILPLAKTSLDRIAVIGPNAATARVMGGGSAQIAAHYTVSPLEGIRAALSNANSISHAVGCRHNRLIDVFKGKITVEYFKGRGCNGDPLHVDTVDKGEFFWFELPSDELDPADFSARMVMQYAPEESGEHVFGMTNAGLARLFVDGRLMVDGHEGWTRGANYFGTANDEQRGAATLDAGRSYELTVEYEPSMASEEGINLIAVRFGVEKPLGEADIAAAVETARNADVALLFVGRDGEWDTEGLDLPDMRLPGLQEELIEKVAAANANTVIVLQTGGPIEMPWLGNVRAVLQMWYPGQELGNAVADVLFGDAGPGGRLPQTFPKALTDNSAITGDPAVYPGKDGHVHYAEGVFVGYRHHDISAVEPLFPFGFGLGYTSFRWGEPRLSVREMGPDGISVSLEVTNTGDRPGSELVQLYVRSPKAKVARPDKELRAFAKLLLQPGETGTAVMKILPRDLAYFDIEAGSFRAEPGGYQLLLAANAADIRSVIDLPLPAGYMQPPSTA; encoded by the coding sequence ATGATCGATTCCATTCTCGACAGGATGACGCTCGAAGAACAGGTCTCCTTGCTGTCAGGTGCCGATTTCTGGACGACTGTCCCGGTCGAGCGTCTCGGCGTGCCGAAGATCAAGGTGACGGACGGTCCGAACGGCGCCCGCGGCGCGGGCTCGCTTGTCGCCGGCGTCAAGGCGACCTGCTTTCCCGTCGCCATCGCGCTCGGTGCCAGCTGGAATCCCGATCTCGTCAAGCAGATGGGGGTTGCCCTTGCGCGCCAGGCAAAGAGCAAGGGAGCGGCCGTGCTGCTCGCGCCAACAGTCAATATCCATCGATCAGGCCTCAACGGCCGCAATTTCGAATGCTATTCCGAAGATCCGATGCTGACGTCAGGACTCGCCGTCGCCTATATCGAAGGCGTGCAGGGTGAGGGGATCGCGGCGACCATAAAACACTTCGCCGGCAATGAATCCGAGATCGAGCGGCAGACCATGTCGTCCGATATCGACGAGCGGACGTTGCGCGAAATCTATCTGCCGCCCTTCGAGCAGGCGGTGCGCCGCGCCGGCGTCATGGCGGTCATGTCATCCTATAATCGCCTCAACGGCACCTATACGAGTGAGCATCACTGGCTGCTGACCAAGGTGCTGCGCGAGGAATGGGGCTTCGACGGCATCGTCATGTCCGACTGGTTCGGCTCGCATTCGACAGCAGAGACGATCAATGCCGGCCTCGATCTCGAAATGCCCGGCCCGGCGCGCGACCGCGGCGACAAGCTGGTTGCGGCAGTGCGCGAGGGCAAGGTGGACGCGGCAACGGTGCGCGCTTCGGCCCGGCGCATGCTCTTGCTGCTCGAACGCGTCGGCGCATTCAAGAGCAAGCCCGATCTCACCGAACGGGCGATCGACCTGCCAGAGGATCGAGCGCTGATCCGGCGGCTTGGCGCCGAAGGCGCGGTGCTTCTCAAGAATGATGGCATCCTGCCGCTTGCCAAGACCTCACTCGACCGGATTGCCGTCATCGGACCGAATGCTGCCACCGCCCGCGTCATGGGCGGCGGCAGCGCGCAGATCGCGGCGCATTATACGGTGAGCCCTCTCGAAGGCATTCGCGCCGCCCTTTCCAATGCCAACAGCATCAGTCACGCGGTCGGCTGCCGCCATAACCGGCTGATCGACGTGTTCAAGGGAAAGATCACCGTCGAATATTTCAAGGGGCGCGGCTGCAACGGCGATCCGCTTCATGTCGATACCGTCGACAAGGGCGAATTCTTCTGGTTCGAGCTGCCGTCGGACGAACTCGACCCCGCCGATTTCTCAGCTCGAATGGTGATGCAGTATGCACCGGAGGAGAGCGGCGAACATGTCTTCGGCATGACCAATGCCGGGCTGGCGCGGCTCTTTGTCGATGGCAGGCTCATGGTCGACGGCCATGAGGGCTGGACGCGCGGCGCGAATTATTTCGGCACCGCCAATGACGAACAGCGCGGCGCGGCGACGCTCGACGCGGGCCGTTCCTACGAGCTCACCGTCGAATATGAACCGTCCATGGCGAGCGAAGAGGGGATCAACCTCATCGCCGTCCGTTTCGGCGTCGAAAAGCCGCTCGGCGAGGCCGATATCGCGGCCGCCGTCGAAACGGCCCGCAATGCCGATGTGGCACTGCTCTTCGTCGGCCGCGATGGCGAGTGGGACACGGAAGGGCTTGATCTGCCCGATATGCGGCTGCCGGGCCTGCAGGAAGAACTGATCGAGAAGGTCGCCGCCGCCAACGCCAACACCGTGATCGTTCTGCAGACCGGCGGCCCCATTGAGATGCCTTGGCTCGGCAATGTCCGCGCCGTGCTGCAAATGTGGTATCCCGGTCAGGAACTCGGCAATGCGGTCGCCGACGTGTTGTTCGGCGATGCCGGGCCCGGCGGGCGCCTGCCGCAGACCTTTCCAAAGGCTCTGACCGACAATTCCGCCATCACGGGCGATCCTGCCGTCTATCCCGGCAAGGACGGGCATGTGCACTATGCCGAGGGGGTCTTCGTCGGCTACCGCCATCACGACATCAGCGCCGTCGAGCCGCTTTTCCCCTTCGGCTTCGGCCTCGGCTATACGAGTTTCCGCTGGGGCGAGCCGCGGCTTTCGGTGCGTGAAATGGGACCGGACGGCATAAGCGTCAGCCTCGAGGTGACCAATACAGGCGACCGCCCCGGCTCGGAACTGGTTCAGCTCTATGTGCGCTCGCCGAAGGCGAAAGTGGCACGGCCGGACAAGGAACTGCGCGCCTTTGCAAAGCTCTTGCTGCAACCCGGCGAAACCGGCACGGCCGTCATGAAGATCCTGCCGCGCGATCTGGCCTATTTTGATATCGAAGCCGGGTCCTTCCGGGCCGAGCCGGGCGGTTATCAGTTGCTTCTGGCGGCCAACGCCGCGGACATAAGATCCGTGATCGACCTGCCGTTGCCAGCCGGCTACATGCAGCCGCCGTCGACTGCATGA
- a CDS encoding SDR family oxidoreductase, giving the protein MKTVLVTGCSSGFGLEIGRFFLAHGWKVIATMRMPRQDLLPISDHLKIVALDVTSPESIRAAVETAGPVDVLVNNAGIGWLNAVEGTPMEIARDVFETNTLGTIAMTQAVLPQMRERQEGVIVNVTSSVTLKSLPLLSVYTASKAAVNAFTESVALELEPFNVRVRIVLPGRAPETRFGDTARSRIQQQGGFPEAYSSVVADVFASWEQQSATALTQPVDVVEAVWRAATDPSCPLRIPAGVDAEALAV; this is encoded by the coding sequence ATGAAGACCGTTCTCGTTACAGGATGCTCGTCGGGGTTCGGGCTGGAAATTGGCAGGTTCTTTCTCGCGCATGGCTGGAAGGTGATCGCCACCATGCGAATGCCGCGCCAAGACCTTCTGCCGATCTCGGACCATCTCAAGATCGTTGCGCTTGATGTCACGAGCCCTGAAAGCATCCGCGCTGCTGTTGAGACCGCTGGTCCTGTGGATGTGCTGGTCAACAACGCCGGCATCGGTTGGCTCAACGCCGTTGAGGGAACGCCAATGGAGATCGCTCGCGATGTTTTTGAGACGAACACTCTCGGAACGATCGCGATGACGCAAGCGGTTCTGCCGCAGATGCGGGAGCGGCAGGAGGGGGTCATCGTCAACGTCACGTCGAGCGTGACGCTCAAGTCGCTCCCGCTCCTCTCGGTCTATACGGCCAGCAAAGCTGCGGTGAACGCGTTCACCGAGTCTGTCGCGCTCGAGCTCGAGCCCTTCAATGTGCGCGTGAGGATCGTGCTCCCGGGGCGCGCGCCGGAGACTCGGTTCGGCGATACGGCGCGCTCACGGATTCAACAACAGGGCGGCTTCCCGGAGGCTTATTCGTCGGTCGTCGCAGACGTATTCGCTTCGTGGGAGCAGCAGTCGGCGACCGCTCTGACACAGCCCGTCGACGTCGTCGAGGCAGTATGGCGCGCTGCGACCGATCCTTCGTGTCCGTTGCGCATCCCTGCAGGCGTCGACGCCGAAGCATTGGCGGTATGA
- a CDS encoding alpha/beta hydrolase, translated as MRDYTKELPEHTARYIGKSDLFLEIFPGNNRSDEADRPPLLFIHGAFTGSWMWSKYIPHFMAAGWNSYCINLRGHYKSRSVDFTKVEFEDYLEDIREAISAIAGECAVAPVVIGFSMGGILSQKLAESVEIAGLVLIDSSISRQVHEEAPYHDLVSEIPGVVIPAPVRDEQSSPDETPDDIAFQRKYLSMESARAFGAFSFHFGAEGISIDGGKISCPSLVISAVNDAAADRRGQAMARHIGGEYFCLWGTTHTGLLVGQRYHEAVSRIMIWLARFDEERVQPSKPRLASRRPT; from the coding sequence ATGCGGGACTACACGAAAGAATTGCCGGAGCACACAGCAAGATATATTGGCAAGAGCGACCTGTTCCTGGAAATCTTTCCTGGGAACAATCGTTCGGATGAGGCAGATCGGCCGCCTCTGCTTTTCATCCATGGCGCCTTCACCGGCAGCTGGATGTGGAGCAAGTACATTCCGCATTTCATGGCGGCCGGATGGAACTCCTACTGCATCAATCTGCGAGGTCACTACAAAAGCAGATCAGTGGATTTCACGAAGGTCGAATTCGAGGACTATCTGGAAGACATTCGTGAGGCGATTTCCGCAATCGCCGGGGAATGTGCCGTCGCTCCTGTCGTGATCGGTTTCAGCATGGGTGGAATCCTCAGTCAGAAACTGGCGGAAAGCGTGGAGATCGCCGGGCTGGTGTTGATCGACTCCAGCATCTCCAGGCAGGTGCATGAGGAGGCGCCCTACCATGATCTTGTGTCTGAGATACCTGGCGTCGTTATTCCCGCGCCGGTGCGTGACGAGCAATCCAGCCCCGACGAAACGCCCGACGATATCGCCTTCCAGCGGAAGTACCTGTCCATGGAATCTGCCAGAGCCTTCGGTGCCTTTTCCTTCCATTTCGGAGCCGAGGGGATTTCCATCGACGGCGGCAAGATCAGCTGCCCCAGCCTGGTCATCTCAGCTGTCAACGACGCCGCCGCCGACCGGCGAGGGCAGGCGATGGCACGGCACATCGGCGGCGAGTATTTTTGTCTCTGGGGCACGACGCATACAGGCTTGCTGGTCGGGCAAAGATACCACGAAGCCGTCAGCCGCATCATGATCTGGCTCGCGCGCTTCGATGAAGAGAGAGTTCAGCCCTCCAAGCCGAGGCTCGCCAGCAGGCGGCCGACATAG
- a CDS encoding TetR/AcrR family transcriptional regulator, translated as MAEQKVEQQEKRRRRSRKGEERRAEILAAAMRRFAEDGYQNAAIGDVARDVGLSLPGLLHYFPTKVDLLLATLAKRDLDSANFIGHYRSDVSGLLKGMVEIFRHNAGMIEVIRAFAILNAESLMKDHPAKAWFLARTTEMQNDIAATFERAIADGSIDKRIDSKTMAAELIAVMDGLQMLWLRDPDRFDMIGGLEAYVGRLLASLGLEG; from the coding sequence ATGGCAGAACAGAAGGTGGAACAGCAAGAGAAACGACGGCGCCGTTCCCGCAAGGGAGAAGAGCGCCGCGCGGAAATCCTAGCGGCGGCGATGCGGCGCTTTGCCGAGGACGGCTATCAGAATGCCGCAATCGGCGATGTCGCCCGGGATGTCGGCCTGTCGCTGCCCGGCCTGCTGCACTATTTCCCGACCAAGGTCGATCTGCTGCTCGCCACCCTCGCCAAGCGCGATCTCGATAGCGCCAATTTTATCGGGCACTATCGCTCCGATGTCAGTGGCCTGCTGAAGGGCATGGTCGAAATCTTCCGCCACAACGCCGGAATGATCGAGGTCATCCGAGCCTTCGCCATTCTGAATGCCGAGAGCCTGATGAAGGACCATCCCGCCAAGGCGTGGTTTCTCGCTCGCACCACGGAGATGCAGAATGATATCGCCGCGACCTTCGAGCGGGCGATCGCCGATGGCTCGATCGACAAGAGGATCGACAGCAAAACGATGGCAGCCGAACTGATCGCGGTGATGGACGGCCTGCAGATGCTGTGGCTGCGCGATCCCGATCGCTTCGACATGATCGGCGGCCTGGAAGCCTATGTCGGCCGCCTGCTGGCGAGCCTCGGCTTGGAGGGCTGA
- a CDS encoding TonB-dependent siderophore receptor has product MARVFLNVSNNVSRIYRESLFATTAILLIGIAASPAAAQSASAGDTATTLEPIVIQGASSDSKADRTSVTAKNSAGATKISTPLVETPRSVSVTTEKEIEQRGAQTVIEAVRYTAGVTTGPNGFDPRFDQIYIRGFNITTVGDFRDSLRQPYINYGMFRTDPYQLQRVEVIKGPVSVLYGAGSPGGLINKISKLPTEEPIREVGISYGTEDRLQGMFDFGGPIGEGKDDFLYRIVGLARRGDTNFDIADDRYFLAPSFTWKPDEGTMFTVYGLAQSDETDSNVGAITTLDGKIHELRESDPDYDDQKVRQQQVGYQFEHEFDNGLTFRQNLRYSHLNLEARYLGVTGWTGTVAHRGTNAIRDEMNVFQVDNQLESKFDTGPLAHTMLFGLDYTNLQSSFGYGAGAADPAFDFDIANPTYGVSGATPDYSILASDADMRQVGIYALDQIEVGNWRFNLGGRQTWVNQTRDAILPAVSSEEVDKNAFSWQAGALYLFDNGIAPFVSYATSFDPVTNRSTSGKILAPTEGEQYEVGVKYQPPGSDILLSAIAYHIVEKNKPVLVDPLLFAYGSIGEVTGKGIELEARAAVADGWDLIAAYTYNHSEVTGGGENEGNTPALTPSHVASLWANYTFQETNPFHGLSVGAGVRYVSENWTDTANTSKNPSSFYIDASAAYDFGAVDKKYEGLTAAFNIRNIADERDTVCNEGFCYLGQGRNMTGTLKYRW; this is encoded by the coding sequence ATGGCGCGTGTTTTTTTGAATGTTTCTAATAATGTATCGCGAATTTACAGAGAAAGTCTTTTTGCGACGACCGCGATCCTCCTGATCGGCATTGCAGCATCGCCGGCTGCTGCCCAGAGCGCCTCCGCAGGTGACACCGCGACGACGCTGGAGCCAATCGTCATTCAAGGTGCATCCTCTGATAGCAAGGCCGACCGGACGTCGGTCACCGCCAAGAACAGCGCCGGCGCGACCAAGATCAGCACGCCGCTCGTCGAGACGCCACGTTCCGTTTCGGTCACCACCGAGAAGGAGATCGAGCAGCGCGGCGCCCAGACAGTCATCGAGGCGGTGCGTTATACGGCCGGCGTGACGACCGGGCCGAACGGCTTCGATCCGCGTTTCGACCAGATCTACATTCGCGGCTTCAACATCACCACAGTCGGAGACTTTCGTGACAGCCTGCGCCAGCCCTACATCAATTACGGCATGTTCCGCACCGATCCCTATCAGCTGCAGCGCGTCGAGGTGATCAAGGGACCGGTTTCCGTTCTCTACGGCGCGGGATCGCCGGGCGGCCTGATCAACAAGATATCGAAGCTTCCGACCGAGGAGCCGATCCGCGAAGTCGGCATCAGCTACGGCACTGAGGACCGGCTGCAGGGGATGTTCGATTTCGGTGGGCCGATCGGCGAAGGCAAAGACGATTTTCTCTATCGCATCGTCGGCCTCGCCCGCCGCGGTGATACCAATTTCGACATTGCCGACGACCGCTATTTCCTGGCGCCGTCCTTCACCTGGAAGCCCGACGAGGGCACGATGTTCACGGTGTACGGCCTGGCGCAGTCGGACGAGACCGACTCCAACGTCGGCGCGATCACGACCTTGGACGGGAAGATCCACGAGCTCAGGGAGAGCGATCCCGACTACGACGACCAGAAGGTCAGGCAGCAGCAGGTCGGCTATCAGTTCGAGCATGAATTCGACAACGGCCTGACCTTCCGGCAGAACCTGCGTTACTCGCATCTCAATCTGGAGGCTCGCTATCTCGGTGTTACCGGCTGGACCGGGACCGTCGCGCATCGTGGCACAAATGCGATCCGCGACGAAATGAACGTGTTCCAGGTCGACAACCAGCTCGAATCGAAGTTCGACACGGGCCCGTTGGCCCATACGATGCTGTTCGGGCTCGACTACACCAATCTCCAGTCGAGCTTTGGCTACGGCGCCGGCGCTGCCGATCCGGCGTTCGACTTCGATATCGCCAATCCGACCTATGGTGTCTCGGGCGCCACGCCGGACTACAGCATCCTGGCTTCCGATGCCGACATGCGGCAGGTCGGCATTTACGCGCTGGACCAGATCGAGGTCGGGAACTGGCGGTTCAACCTCGGCGGCCGGCAGACCTGGGTGAACCAGACGCGCGATGCGATTTTGCCCGCGGTCAGCTCGGAGGAGGTCGATAAGAACGCCTTCTCCTGGCAAGCCGGTGCCCTCTACCTCTTCGACAACGGCATTGCTCCCTTCGTCTCCTACGCCACCTCGTTCGATCCGGTGACCAACCGTTCGACCTCAGGCAAGATCCTGGCGCCGACAGAGGGTGAACAGTACGAGGTAGGTGTGAAATACCAGCCGCCGGGCTCCGACATCCTGCTGTCGGCCATTGCCTATCACATCGTCGAAAAGAACAAGCCGGTGCTGGTCGACCCGCTGTTGTTTGCCTATGGATCGATCGGTGAGGTGACCGGAAAGGGTATCGAACTGGAAGCCCGCGCGGCGGTAGCCGATGGCTGGGATCTCATTGCGGCCTACACCTACAACCATTCAGAAGTGACGGGAGGCGGCGAAAACGAGGGCAATACGCCAGCCCTCACACCTTCACATGTCGCCAGCCTCTGGGCCAACTACACGTTCCAGGAAACCAACCCCTTCCATGGCCTTTCCGTCGGCGCGGGTGTCCGTTATGTCAGCGAGAATTGGACGGATACGGCGAATACGTCAAAGAACCCCTCGAGCTTCTACATCGACGCGTCCGCCGCTTATGACTTCGGCGCGGTCGACAAGAAATACGAAGGCCTGACTGCAGCCTTCAATATCCGCAACATCGCCGATGAACGCGATACCGTTTGCAACGAGGGCTTCTGCTACCTCGGCCAGGGTCGCAACATGACCGGCACCCTGAAGTATCGGTGGTAG
- the fhuF gene encoding siderophore-iron reductase FhuF → MAAEMNGAASRPSIADHPVAHQAVDLDGLVGDGPFAYCRGKLLASPPPAGIVIPCRDLGDRDVFDGIIARYAQKFPGSDRRAIVSMWTLYYFSMLTIAPTVHMFVNRIALPLEMDRLSLVCNGETGEPDAFVMSDRPEAAADPAAELHRLMLGHAEPVIAAIAANAGVAPKLLWNNAAAYLSWILKEIAHRHEPALVEGGLALLDEAAWPCGRRNPMFGMIRIARQQCGLEFARRKVCCLRYNLPDVGGCGEACPLPDGRH, encoded by the coding sequence ATGGCGGCGGAGATGAACGGGGCGGCCTCACGCCCTTCGATCGCCGATCATCCTGTCGCCCACCAGGCGGTCGACCTCGACGGCCTGGTGGGCGATGGCCCGTTCGCCTATTGCCGCGGCAAGCTGCTTGCCTCTCCGCCGCCGGCCGGGATTGTCATTCCCTGCAGGGATCTTGGCGACCGCGACGTCTTTGACGGCATCATCGCGCGCTATGCGCAAAAATTTCCGGGCAGCGACCGCCGTGCGATCGTCTCCATGTGGACGCTCTATTATTTCAGCATGCTGACGATCGCGCCGACCGTCCATATGTTCGTGAACCGCATCGCGCTGCCGCTGGAGATGGACCGGCTGTCGCTGGTCTGCAATGGTGAGACAGGCGAGCCGGACGCATTCGTGATGTCCGATCGGCCGGAGGCTGCGGCCGATCCGGCTGCCGAGCTTCACCGGCTGATGCTCGGCCATGCCGAACCGGTCATCGCGGCGATCGCGGCCAATGCCGGCGTGGCGCCGAAGCTTCTCTGGAACAATGCCGCGGCATATCTTTCCTGGATCCTGAAAGAGATCGCCCACCGCCACGAGCCCGCTCTCGTCGAAGGCGGTCTGGCGCTGCTTGACGAAGCCGCATGGCCGTGCGGCCGGCGCAATCCGATGTTCGGCATGATCCGCATCGCGCGCCAGCAATGCGGCCTCGAATTTGCTCGCCGCAAAGTCTGCTGCCTGCGCTATAACCTGCCTGATGTCGGCGGCTGCGGCGAAGCCTGTCCGCTGCCGGACGGGCGGCATTGA
- a CDS encoding L,D-transpeptidase, whose amino-acid sequence MVWTRRSIMLGGLALLGTSAVSKPAAAAASSYFDGAAVDNGVTFRSTNFAKIDRRWHRQVVKYFSSEPIGTVVVDTRHHFLYLIMENKTAIRYGVGVGREGFKWFGRATIDAKSLWPRWTPPPEMRKRHPELPEFVSGGSPKNPLGPRAMYLHRDGVDTGYRFHGTLEPWSIGKDASSGCIRMFNEDAIDLYQRCPIGTAVQVLPHIADQAEGATQVSETTPVE is encoded by the coding sequence ATGGTGTGGACTCGCAGAAGTATTATGCTTGGTGGATTGGCGTTGCTGGGGACCAGCGCCGTCAGCAAACCGGCAGCCGCCGCGGCATCTTCTTATTTCGATGGCGCAGCCGTCGACAACGGCGTGACGTTTCGCAGCACCAATTTCGCTAAAATCGACAGGCGCTGGCACCGCCAGGTCGTCAAATATTTCAGCAGCGAACCGATTGGTACCGTTGTCGTCGATACAAGGCACCATTTTCTCTACCTGATCATGGAGAACAAGACCGCCATCCGCTATGGAGTCGGGGTCGGCCGCGAAGGCTTCAAATGGTTTGGCCGCGCCACCATCGACGCCAAATCGCTCTGGCCGCGCTGGACGCCGCCGCCGGAGATGCGCAAACGCCATCCCGAACTGCCGGAATTCGTCTCGGGTGGCTCACCGAAGAATCCGCTTGGCCCCCGCGCCATGTATCTGCATCGCGACGGCGTCGACACCGGCTATCGGTTTCACGGCACGCTGGAGCCATGGAGCATCGGCAAGGACGCCTCCAGCGGCTGTATCCGCATGTTCAATGAAGACGCCATCGATCTTTATCAGCGCTGCCCCATTGGAACTGCTGTACAGGTTCTGCCGCATATTGCCGACCAGGCTGAGGGCGCCACTCAGGTTAGCGAAACAACTCCGGTCGAATGA